The sequence CGTACGTACCGTGGTAACTGACCGCCCAAGGCTCGAGCCAGTCGCCTCCTTCCATCACACCCAGGTTGATGAGTTCGAGCCGAGCATGGGAGTGAACGGCAATAGCCGAAGCCAGAAGCGCGGTCAATCCGCGGACGACGATGGTGGTCATGTTCATAATCTACACATCCGATGACAGTTGTCGTCATTATTGTAGCGACAGTTGTCATCAAATGCAAGAGGCATGGACGAACCAGCGAAATTTACTTGGAGGCGAGGAGCGTGAGAACGGCAGGAACGGTCCGTCCTGCAGTCGTGATGCAGGCTGCGACGCTTCCGTCCTCTCCTAACCCGAAACGTACGTCCGTCCAGTCCGGATCCACTGGCAGACCACCCACGACGCCAGAGTGGGGCCCTATCAGTTGGTCCAAGTCGTGGACCGCCATGTCCGGCGTCCACAGGACCGTAGTGCTCTGACCCGTCCGCCTGTCGAATGCGATCCCTAAAATCCAACCCGCTGAATTGATCCGGCGGGCGACTCCTTCGGGATATGCTCTTGGGAGCGGGAGTTCAAGTATGCCGGTTGCCTTCGTCCAACAGAACGGCTTACGGCCATTGATCGTGCCTGACGACCCCACGGCGCTCGAACTGTCGTTGACCCCAAAAGCGAGGGTCTGATCGGATCGCGCCAAAAAGCCAATGTCGTGGCACGTTTCATCAGGGCTGATCAGGAACGACCGTCTCTCTGCCTGTGGAAACTGGAACATTCCCTGAGGCGAGCCGATGGCGATGGCCTCGCCCTTGGAGTTCACTCCATGGGCTTCAGACGAATAGTCGCAGTAAACAGGCAGTTTGAGGTTGGTCGGATTCTGCCCTGGTCTCTTGATCCACGCCCGCTGAACATCGGACGTCCCGACGAACGTGCCGAGGTCGTTCGTCCCTCGGCACCATCCGCCTTGCCCGATCGGATGAGGGACTTTCTGGACTTCGGTACGCCCCGGTAGCCAGGCCGCCCCATGAGCGCCCCCAAAGTAGGAGTAGGTCGCCATCCCGCAAACCGTGCCGGCCTTCGAAACGAAGAACCCGCACGAATCGGGAGTTTCGGAATCCCCTTCTAGCCACTGGTAGTTCCCTGATGTATCGATCCGAGCGGCGCGCCTGATCGTCCGGGGTTTCTCAAAGTTCACGACTACTTCGCCGGGCGGTCCGAACCCTGCCGCATAGCCTGACGTGAAGCCGACGGGAACTGGCAACACCCTGACCGAATACGTAAGTTCGTAAGCCCGCACGGGCGCATCGGTCCCCAATCTCGGCGGTGCGGTCAGCACCAATTTGACCGGTACCAGTAGGGATAGAGACAAGACCGTCGCGACGATGTTAGAAAAGCGCCCGACCGACGGGGCGGACGCTGCGAACAGTGCACGGATTCGAGTCTCGATCTCTCGTTTGGAAGCGGCCGTCCCATAAGCGACGAGTCCTCGCGGATCAGGAAGGCCGTCCTTCGAGGCGATCCGCAGTAGGAGCCGCGCATATCGTTCGCGTACTTCTGCCTTCTTAGACACGACGGCTTCGTCGCAGGACTGTTCGGTCAAGACCATGTGGTGCCTCACGGCCCACCAGACCAACGGGTTCCAAGGGATCAGGAACAGGACGGAGAATGGAAGGCAGGCCCATGCCGAGTCCTTGACCCGGTAGTGGTGGAGTTCGTGCGCGATGACGAGTTCGACGTCGCCATCCTCCAGCTTCGCGATCAAAGGCTCAGGCATAACGACGGCTTGTTTCCGGAACCCTACGATAACTGGACCAAGCGCGGTCACCGACTTTCGCAACATGGGCACGGTCCAGGCCCCGACCCTCTCGGCCGCCAGGTGATACCTCGTCAACAGTTCGCCGTCGAGGTTCGGCGTGGACGTCATTGCGATCCGGCGGACCTGTGCCAGATGTCGGAGCAATTTGAAGACCACCGTTCCGGCCAAGAGCGAAACGGCGAAGAGCCATCCCATGACGAGCCACCTCGGCCACGCTCCCACGTCAAACGTTCCGATCCCGAACGATCCCGGTCGCAGAGGCAAGAAGACGACATGCTCGAAGAAAGGCTTAGGAAAACCAAGCAGAAGCAAGAGACACTTAACGAGCGCGATCCTGACGCACCAAAGCTTGGTGCGGGCTGTCGTCCCGGGCAGCAGACTGCAAATCAAGAGAGCCACGGCTAACGGGAGGGTCGCACCTAGTCCGGCCCAAAACAGCCGATCGACGACTGTTCGGGCAGACTCCCAAACTAGGGTCATGGATCCTTGTCCGCAAGGCGTCGAACCAGGGCTTCGAGTTCGGTCACATCCTCTTTGGAGAGGCTTCCGGTCTGCTCGATGTAATGGAGGAACGGTGTGATGGAACCTCCAAGGTGCGTCTCGACAAAACTGCCCACCAGGCTTCCCTCGACGTCGTCGGGGGAGCTCACGACCGAGTAACGAAAGATTTTTTCAACGTCCTCCCGTGCCAGAAACCCCTTCCTCCGAAGGCGCTCCATCATCTGCAGAACGGTTCCCCGCGCGTACCCGAGACCGACTCCGTACCCCGCGTGAACATCACCGACGGACATGGGTCCGTTCGTAGCGATGTACCGCAGGAGTTCTAACTCTCGAGCACCGATCTTGACGTTGATCTTCAAGTTCAGCGAATTATACGACACTTGTCATCGAATCGTGACCGGTCTCGGTTTGGTGCTGCGATTTGACCGACGATTCGATGATTGCCGGCCGTTATGCTCGACGAGTTACACGTCCGACTCATGGACGTACGACCACGCGGGGAACCGATCGAACAGCGGCTATTCGTACGACGGCTTGAACAAGATGACCGCCTCGGCCGGTAGCCACTCGTACGACAACGACCTCCTCGGTCGGCGCACGTTCCGAGACTGGGGGAGCCAGACGACCGCCGTCAAGTACACTTGGGACGTCCTCGACCGCATGACCGCCCTGCAACAAAAGACCAAGGGAGCCACTTACCGCTACCGCGCCGACGGGATGCGGGCGCAGAAGGTGCAAGGGATCCACCTCCAGGTCAGGCTGGACGACCAACAACAGGTCTCTGGCTACGACGACGCATGGGACTCGAACAAGCCGACGACCAGGTACTTCTACGACGGCCAGATGCCCGTCTCCGAGATTCACATGGAGCCGGTCGGGAACTCTACGAGCTTCGAGTACACGTCCTACGTCCCGGGCCCCAGAGGACTCGAAAGCACGACGGTCGGGACGATTTCGTTCACCACGACCTATCCGCTCTACGACTGCCACGGCAACAACGTCGCGAACCTCAAGAAGGGCTCTTCTGTCGACACTTGGGACTCGAACCTGAACGAGCGCTCTTACGACGCCTGGGGGACCGTCACCGGCTCCAGCCCAGCGCCCTATCAGCGCTACTGCGCGAGCCTCGGTCACAGGCAGGACGACGAGTCTGCTTCGGGATCCAGTTCGGGCGACGGGCTGGTCTATATGCGGGCCAGGTACTACGAGCCTGCGACGGGCAGGTTCGTGAGTGAGGATCCTGCGTTCGACGGATTGAATTGGTACCTTTATGCTGGCAATGACCCAACAAACTGTAGCGACCCTACAGGAACAAGAAGGACAGTTCAAATCGGGCCCTTCACCTTCAATCTCGACGGTTCTGGCAGCGGCAACCACGGCTGGGACTTAGAGATTCTTGATCCGCAAGGTAACAAGATCTTTCATCGATGGGGGGATGGCTTGGAGAAGGACGGATGCATGCTGAAGATTTCTGAAAGAGTCGTCGAAGCAATTCGACAAGTATTATCTAGTGGGAATCAGTCGAAGATCGCCTTTCTAAGGGGACTCATGGATAAGGGTGGATTTGGTATGTGGCGAGCCCTTCGAAACGCGTTCAGAGATATCCTCGGCATGGTGTTCCTTTCCTACGCGTACACAAGCGTCGATGCCTACGCCCAGCAGGAACCCGAGGATTTCGCTGACACGATCCGTACAATCGGTTCTTGGGGACGAAGGTGAAAGACGCACTAACACTGTTCTACGGAACAAGGTCAAAGACGTTCATTCCTGGGGGCCAGACTCTGGTCGAGAGTGAAGAGTTGGGTCGCGCTTCGGCATCGCCTAGGACGAAGAGCAATAGACAGACAGGGCTGAGTGTAGCCGTTGAGTCATTCTTTATGGACACCTTTCCGGTTACTCGCCGCGAGTTTCTTCATGTAGTTCTCGATTGTCGACTCGCCAGCCAATCTGCCGCTCACCAAATTGATATGGACTTTTGGGCTCACTTTGATCGCGAACACAAATATGATGACCAAGCACCCATAGTTGCGGTCTCATTCGAGGAAGCTTCTTGGTTTGCGTGGATCTTCGGAGGTCGCCTTCCGACATTGGCTGAGTGGAATCGGGCTGCGCGTGGAGACGCAAATAATAGCTATCCTTGGGGTCTACAGTTTGACCCGACATTGTGCAATTTTAGCGACTCGCCTTTTAGTACGGGCCCCGATATTATTGACCATTTGACTAACGTCGATGAATATCCTGGAGGTGCCTCGCAGTTTGGAGTTATGGACTGTCTTGGGAACTGCCGTGAGTGGACTATGACGCCAGCCGTACCCATTGACTTCATCAATGCATCAAAGATTGAAGATCGTCGGATAGCTGCAAGTTTGTGGACAGCCAACATTTCAGAGGTTTACGTCAAGAATGTGGGATTGAATAGTCATGACCGACGCATTGGCTCTACCGTAACCGCGAAGCGATTCAATCGGCATACACCGTTCTTACCATCCACTTTCGCCGGTGCCACTGCAAGAGATTTCAGGAACGGATTTCGAGTTGCTTACGACGCGAGCCGCTTAGACGAGGATTCCGTGAACTTGATGCAGCAAGTCTGGAAGTGACCAACGCCCTTCGGGCCCGCATTTTTCTTCCGGGCGGGTGGCCCGACCATGGGTGACGTTCCGGGGTGCCTGCTTGTCGCGAGTCCTTTCGTGGGCCATCGTTTCGAATCGGCTGGGTGGCCTGACCATGGGTGACCTCCACCTGGTTGGCACGATGACGGGCCCGACGTGCAGAACAGCCTGCCGCAAGCGCCCTGGCGAGGGCCCTTCGTCGTGTCCGGGGCGGACCCTCACCCGTCGTCAGCACTAGGCCCGGTCGACCTCGAACTCCACCTGACCCTTCCGGGGGCAGGACTAAGAGTGGCCTCTCGCGACGGCGGCCATGTCAACGGCAATGGCTCGTGCGCGTTTGCCCTGGTTCCGCAAGGAACACTCTGAAAAGGACGGCCGCTGCACCAAGCGAAGTAGTACCACGCCGATGGCCGCAAGGATCTTTCACGCTGGTCGGGCGAGGAAGGCACGATCCTTCGGAACCGGGCTGCAAACGGGCACGTACCATCCCCTTCACCCATTGGAGGTCAAGCTTGAACCGACCTGCGCCATATCGAAGCGCTAGCGCGCCGGGACGTCACGCGCATCGAAGCTTTAGTCCCCCCCCCGTTTGGGCAGGAACGCCATCTCTCGGAGTGACAAGCCTAAACGACAGTACCTTTCGAAATCATTAGGCTACCGAGCGTTTTTGGGTTCAATGGACTCGATGGGTCGGAGAAGTGGATCGAACCGTAGACAGGGCGGGGGGCGCCTCGCGACGGACGTGGCCCTGCGGCTCGACGTGAACGAACTGTGGCGTTCCGGCTGCTTCCGGAATCCGGCCGCGGGCACCGTGCACTGGCACGAAGGGCAGCCCCGGGAGGCGTCCCTAAGCTTCTTTGGCGATAGGGAGCGGATCGTGCTTCTGTCCGGTCTGCGTCTGTCCGATGATGGCGTCCCGGAGGCCAGATATGAGATCGAGATCGCATGGACGGCCTGCCACTTCGGCGGCCTCCGCCCTTGGTTCGTCTGCCCGGCCTGCGACGGCCGCTGCGGCGTGCTCTACGGCCTTGGTACCTTCAAATGCCGCAGGTGCCACGGGCTCGTTTATGAATCCCAGTCCGAAACGCCCTTCTTCCGGACCTTGCGCAAGAGGCAGAAGCTAGCCGCCAAGCTGGAGAAGGGCGGAGGGTCGCTGCGAAAGGGCACCAGGGCCGCGCTCGCCTCGCGGATCGACGGGCTGGACGCGGAGATCATCGCTTCGGCCGCGGTTGCGCTCGGCTGGCCGGACTAGCGCCGCGCATTGCGCGGGCCCAGACGGGTCGAGGAGGGATCCTGTGCTTACGCCTCCCGCTGGGGGGCTCCCCTCGGGGGCCGACCATCCAGGCGGCGCCGCGGAACCTTGCCGTCGACAGGGGCCTGCAGTGCGCGAGTCACTGCTCCGCTTGCGCCTTCCTGAACACGGCGTCGAGCTTCTCCGCCGCCTTGCGCTGCGCCACAGGCACCATGTGCGCGTAAGTCCCGGTCGTCAGCGCGATCGATGAATGACCGAGCTGGTCCTTGACGAGGGCGAGCGGCACGCCCTCCGCGACCATGTGCGTCGCCGCCGTGTGACGGAGCTTGTGGAACGAGACCTCAGGGATCCCCGCCTTGCGGCACAGCGCCTTCAGGTGGTTATGAACGTACTTGGGATCGAGCGGCCGGCCCTCGGAGTTCAAGAACACGAGCCCGAGAGGGTTCTGGAACGAGTCGCCCAGTTCGGCCTGTAGCCTTGCTTGCCTGAACTTCTCTGCCTCGATTCCCTCGAGCGCATAGCCGAGCAAAGGGAGGCTCCTTCGGCTTGAGGCGGACTTCACGGACTTGTGAACCAGCTTGCCTTCTACACGCTGGAGCTGTACCCCTACACGCAATGTGGCTTGTTTTGGATTGACAGTATCGACGTCCTGCCACCGAAGACCCGTGGCCTCGCCAATCCGCATTCCGGTTCCGAGCGCGACCAGAAGAAGGTTCTCGATCGGATGCCCTTTGGCGGCCTCGGCCAGCTTAAGGGCCTGATCCGGATGGAGGTAGACCGGATCGCTCTTCTTCACCTTTGGAGGCACGGTCTTGACGACGACGTTCTCCGCGACGAGGCCCCACTTCCAGGCTTGGTTCATCGCGGCGCGGAACACCCTGCGGATCCCCGCGACGGAGGCAGGCGAGAGGGTCACGGTCTTGTCTCCGACCTTACGGGGCTTCCCCTTTTCGTTGAGGAAAAGTTGGATCTGTTCGGCGGTCAGCTTGCGCAAGTCGATGCGGCCGAGCGCCGGCTTGATGTGCCGATCGACCATCATCACGTAGTAGTCCACGGTCTTGGGCTCCTTGTGGCCACGGACCGTTCCATCGAGCCAACGGTCGAGGAACTGGCCCAAGGTCGTGCGCTCCGTCGGGACGGTCTTCCCTGTCGTGACGGCCGCCATGGTCTTGTTGAGTTCCTTGACCGCCTCGGCCTGCGACTTGGCGTACACGGTCTTGTACTTTGGACGGCCGGTCGTCCCGTCGTATCCGAGGAGCACTTGGGCGACCCATCGCCCGTCCTTCCGTTTGAACACGGAACCGCTGTTCCCCGCCCTCTTCGATCCGTTCCTTGCCATGGTGCCTCTTTGACAGTTTGACTGCCTTGTTTTGACAGTTTAGATGACAGTGACGCCAACTGTCAAGGGCGGACATCGGTGGACTTTACGGGGCAGATTGAACCTATTTTTGGCTACAAACGCGGACTTCTCTGCACACGCCTGCACACCCTGCCCTCGAACTCTTAATCAGCGGGTCGAAGGTTCGAGCCCTTCACGGTCCACCATTCGATCGGAATTCAATTCCGTCATCTCGAGCGACGGCGAGCGATTCTCCCCGGGTGTGGGAAGCGGCTTCGTCAAACCTCTTCGCTCGCTTGAGCAGGACGACATGATTCGGCCCGCAGGCGGTCGGTCTTCTGATCCGTCATCCGAGCGAAGTCGAGGGATCTAAAGCCTTTTACAAAGTCGGGCCGTCCTTCGGACTTGCCTGTCGCGCCCAGGCGGCAGTCGTCTCTAGTCAGGACGTCCGACAAGCTGGCCACTCGAATTCCGAAACTATTGGTTCGGTCAATGGTCGTCTAGACACCCGCCGATGATCAGCGGCCCGATCCTCGGGTCACAGTCGCTTGGACAATCGAACCATGGCCCACGTTGTCGCCCATCCATTGGACCATGATCATGACCGTCGGTTCAGGTGATCTGACCGTTGCGGAATCCAGAAACCTTGATGCGGCATCCTGGCTAGCGAAGCCTAGCGCCTTCCAGTTGCGCGTCATGTCTGCCTTAAGCGACTCCGGCAACCCTAGACCCGGCTGTCCTTCCGTCGGCGCACCCTTGGATCCAAAAGCCGCCTTCATGGCCTTCTGCTTTTCCGCGTACTCCTTGGCCTGCTGACCGATCCGTTGTTCCATCAGGTTCATCAACTTCGACACTGCAGCCGTACGACGGGTCGAGACCAGGGTCCAGCCGTCAGAGTGACGTATGGAGAGGGAGTCGATTTGGTGCCACTTCACACGGCGTTTCGGCAAGTCGTCCCTGATGAACTTGTCAACTTCATCTTTGCCATATTTCTGCAGCTTGCCCGCGTCCCGTTCACCCGATGGCTGACCTCCTCCAAAACTGACGGTGCGACCGTCGAGTGTGGCGTCGACCTTCCACCTCACGCCCAGACTGATCGGTGACTTGTCGTCAAAGACTGCAGGCCCGGCACTGTCGGCGACTCCTTGGGCGAGTAGGATCTCACGCACCGCCTTTCTGTCGGACTCGGGCAAATCGCCGAGGACGAACGTGCGCCTACCGTCACGCAACAGTCCGGTGAGGACGTCGAACCCGTGCAGGCAGACTGACATTTGGCGCACGTTGTAAAGGTCGGCGTCGAAGAGGAGAACGTCGTCCCCGTCGCGGACGACCTCGATATTCGCCTTCGCCGCCTCTTCATCCAACTTGGCCGGATCGACGGTCAGTAGGGCGACCTGTCCTTTCGTCGGCTCTTCGTGCGTCGCAAGAGTCCGAAGCTCCTTGGATTGCCCGTGCGCTCCGATTGAGGAGATGAAGAGAATCGTCGCCAAAACAGGTCGCGAGATCATCTCACCGACTCCATGGTTTCATCCACTGTGCTCGACCTCCTCTTCCAGAGTCCAAAGGAGCCTCTAAGCCGATGACCATCGTCATAGGCGTCAATCTACCCGTGACGCCAGGTCTGCCCTCCGAACCGACATCCAGGTTCATGCACCCTCCAGGCGGCCAGACCGGTACACCCGTCCTTCTATCGTTAAGCTCTCACTTAGGTCGGACGATTCAATCAGGTGCCCGCGCGTATCTCTTCAAGTGGAACCACTCCACGCGCCCGCGTATAGACGGTCGTCTCTGGAGTCCTTGCATTGTCGAGGTTCGGCAGAATATTGACGTTGTACCATTGCCAGACATTGCCGTAGACCCCTGGAAAGTGCCGTTCGAGCCACTCTTCGAACTGCCGGAAGTCCTCGGCACCTTCCAGAAACGCCACCTGCGTCCCATCGGTAAAGGTCAGGGCGTACACCAATTGCTCCATCACGAACGAGTCGTTGATGAAAAACTGTATGGTGTCTATCCTCGCGGCTTCTAGCCGACCGACAAGAGACTCGCCGTGCCCGGGCACTAGGGGGATCCTCCGGAGACACGAGCGTCGTACGCGGCCTCGGCCGCCATGCTGCCCACTATGCCGCCGACGGCCGCACAGAAGAGTCCTCCAGCGATGGCTCCGCAGGCCCAAGAGTAGAACCCAACAGCGCGACGGGTGGCCGGGCTAAGGGGATGGTCCGTGCCCGTTTGCAGCCCGGATCCGAAGGAACTTGCCTTCGTCGCCTGACCTGAGCGGAAGGTTTTCGCGGCCACGGGCATGGTTCTACCCTGAGAGGGCCCTGCTCGAAGCAGCTTTGTCCTTCGGACCTGCCTGTCGCGGCCGATCGAAACGAATACCCGTGTCAGAGCGTGCGACGAGCAGGCCACCCCGGATGCCCAGCGCCTCGTCCTGCCACCCGTCGTCGTGCGAAGAATTGAGAGTCCGTGCCGGTCACGACGAAGGGCTCGCCAGCGGCGGCTGTCGAGAGCCGGTCCGGAGAGGCGAGCCCGTCATCGTGCCACCCGTCGAAAGGCCACCCATCGTCGGGCCACCCAGCCGTCAAACGGTCTCGACCTGGGGTCGCAGGCGTCTGCAATCGTCGCAGGAGCCGACGACGGCGGATGCCCCCCTAAGTGGCGACTATACAGGCGGGCCATCTCCTTTGGCCTGGCCACCTGGTTGACGGAACAGTCATAGGGAACCTACCCCTCAGGGCTTCGCAAACAAGTGTCCGATGGGCGTTTCCGGCCATTTCGGCCCGATTCCGTCAACCCAGTCAGCGTAGTAACGAGTGAATTCTGCGCGCGCCGTGACGGTACCTTGGACTGCCTTGCGGATCGTCGGCACGTCAGGATAAGTTCGATAGAACTCCTCCACGGCCGGCCATACGGTCTGGCGAATGTACGCGTCCAGTTCTACGTCTTCCAGGGGTGAGCCCATGGCCACGTACTTCGCATATTCATGGCGGTCGGGCACCCAGTCGTCCGCTCGGCAGTGAAGGCTCCACTGCCCCCAACCTGCTTGCGAGACCGGGGCCCCGAACTCCTCGTCCATCACACCGATCTCAAGATAGAACGTGCCCGACTGCGGTCCAACGTCAATAGCTGCTAGCTCAAGATGGTCAACCGCCCTTCGACGCCACA is a genomic window of Armatimonadota bacterium containing:
- a CDS encoding PhzA/PhzB family protein, with the protein product MPGHGESLVGRLEAARIDTIQFFINDSFVMEQLVYALTFTDGTQVAFLEGAEDFRQFEEWLERHFPGVYGNVWQWYNVNILPNLDNARTPETTVYTRARGVVPLEEIRAGT
- a CDS encoding M56 family metallopeptidase — encoded protein: MPLRPGSFGIGTFDVGAWPRWLVMGWLFAVSLLAGTVVFKLLRHLAQVRRIAMTSTPNLDGELLTRYHLAAERVGAWTVPMLRKSVTALGPVIVGFRKQAVVMPEPLIAKLEDGDVELVIAHELHHYRVKDSAWACLPFSVLFLIPWNPLVWWAVRHHMVLTEQSCDEAVVSKKAEVRERYARLLLRIASKDGLPDPRGLVAYGTAASKREIETRIRALFAASAPSVGRFSNIVATVLSLSLLVPVKLVLTAPPRLGTDAPVRAYELTYSVRVLPVPVGFTSGYAAGFGPPGEVVVNFEKPRTIRRAARIDTSGNYQWLEGDSETPDSCGFFVSKAGTVCGMATYSYFGGAHGAAWLPGRTEVQKVPHPIGQGGWCRGTNDLGTFVGTSDVQRAWIKRPGQNPTNLKLPVYCDYSSEAHGVNSKGEAIAIGSPQGMFQFPQAERRSFLISPDETCHDIGFLARSDQTLAFGVNDSSSAVGSSGTINGRKPFCWTKATGILELPLPRAYPEGVARRINSAGWILGIAFDRRTGQSTTVLWTPDMAVHDLDQLIGPHSGVVGGLPVDPDWTDVRFGLGEDGSVAACITTAGRTVPAVLTLLASK
- a CDS encoding site-specific integrase; its protein translation is MARNGSKRAGNSGSVFKRKDGRWVAQVLLGYDGTTGRPKYKTVYAKSQAEAVKELNKTMAAVTTGKTVPTERTTLGQFLDRWLDGTVRGHKEPKTVDYYVMMVDRHIKPALGRIDLRKLTAEQIQLFLNEKGKPRKVGDKTVTLSPASVAGIRRVFRAAMNQAWKWGLVAENVVVKTVPPKVKKSDPVYLHPDQALKLAEAAKGHPIENLLLVALGTGMRIGEATGLRWQDVDTVNPKQATLRVGVQLQRVEGKLVHKSVKSASSRRSLPLLGYALEGIEAEKFRQARLQAELGDSFQNPLGLVFLNSEGRPLDPKYVHNHLKALCRKAGIPEVSFHKLRHTAATHMVAEGVPLALVKDQLGHSSIALTTGTYAHMVPVAQRKAAEKLDAVFRKAQAEQ
- a CDS encoding RHS repeat-associated core domain-containing protein; this translates as MTASAGSHSYDNDLLGRRTFRDWGSQTTAVKYTWDVLDRMTALQQKTKGATYRYRADGMRAQKVQGIHLQVRLDDQQQVSGYDDAWDSNKPTTRYFYDGQMPVSEIHMEPVGNSTSFEYTSYVPGPRGLESTTVGTISFTTTYPLYDCHGNNVANLKKGSSVDTWDSNLNERSYDAWGTVTGSSPAPYQRYCASLGHRQDDESASGSSSGDGLVYMRARYYEPATGRFVSEDPAFDGLNWYLYAGNDPTNCSDPTGTRRTVQIGPFTFNLDGSGSGNHGWDLEILDPQGNKIFHRWGDGLEKDGCMLKISERVVEAIRQVLSSGNQSKIAFLRGLMDKGGFGMWRALRNAFRDILGMVFLSYAYTSVDAYAQQEPEDFADTIRTIGSWGRR
- a CDS encoding formylglycine-generating enzyme family protein, translated to MGTKVKDALTLFYGTRSKTFIPGGQTLVESEELGRASASPRTKSNRQTGLSVAVESFFMDTFPVTRREFLHVVLDCRLASQSAAHQIDMDFWAHFDREHKYDDQAPIVAVSFEEASWFAWIFGGRLPTLAEWNRAARGDANNSYPWGLQFDPTLCNFSDSPFSTGPDIIDHLTNVDEYPGGASQFGVMDCLGNCREWTMTPAVPIDFINASKIEDRRIAASLWTANISEVYVKNVGLNSHDRRIGSTVTAKRFNRHTPFLPSTFAGATARDFRNGFRVAYDASRLDEDSVNLMQQVWK
- a CDS encoding BlaI/MecI/CopY family transcriptional regulator, with the translated sequence MNVKIGARELELLRYIATNGPMSVGDVHAGYGVGLGYARGTVLQMMERLRRKGFLAREDVEKIFRYSVVSSPDDVEGSLVGSFVETHLGGSITPFLHYIEQTGSLSKEDVTELEALVRRLADKDP